One Ictalurus furcatus strain D&B chromosome 24, Billie_1.0, whole genome shotgun sequence DNA segment encodes these proteins:
- the yrk gene encoding tyrosine-protein kinase Fgr isoform X1, translated as MGCACCKQRKATKVANVSYGDTCDAGGGVQALDSSRYIADPTQNSGAGLIPNFNDFPSTISSSSAFPASSFPSNPSQARSTAITGGGVTLFIALYEYDARTEDDLSFQKGEKFHIINNTEGDWWEARSLDTGKSGYIPSNYVAPVDSIQAEEWYFGKMGRKDAERQLLGQTSPRGTFLIRESETTKGAYSLSIRDWDEAKGDHVKHYKIRKLDNGGYYITTRSQFETVQQLVQHYSDRAAGLCCRLMGSCRRGMPKLADLSVKTKDVWEIPRESLQLIKKLGNGQFGEVWMGMWNGTTKVAVKTLKPGTMSPEAFLDEAQIMKRLRHDKLVQLYAVVSEEPIYIITEFMSQGSLLDFLKDGEGRNLKLPQLVDMAAQIAAGMAYIERMNYIHRDLRAANILVGESLVCKIADFGLARLIEDNEYTARQGAKFPIKWTAPEAALYGKFTIKSDVWSFGILLTELITKGRVPYPGMNNREVLEQVERGYRMPCPQGCPASLHELMLQCWRKDADERHTFEYLQGFLEDYFTATEPQYQPGEDL; from the exons ATGGGCTGTGCTTGCTGTAAGCAGAGGAAGGCCACCAAAGTGGCCAATGTGTCATATGGTGACACATGTGACGCAGGGGGTGGGGTTCAAGCGCTGGACAGCTCGCGTTACATTGCAGACCCCACACAGAACTCAGGGGCCGGCCTCATCCCAAACTTCAACGATTTCCCCAGCACAATCTCTAGCTCTAGTGCATTTCCTGCATCCAGCTTCCCCTCCAACCCTAGCCAAGCACGGTCTACTGCCAtcacag GAGGAGGGGTGACACTGTTTATAGCGCTATATGAGTATGATGCCCGGACAGAAGATGACCTGAGCTTCCAGAAGGGGGAAAAGTTCCACATTATCAATAACAC CGAAGGTGATTGGTGGGAAGCACGCTCTCTGGACACTGGAAAGTCTGGATACATTCCCAGTAACTATGTGGCCCCTGTGGATTCAATACAGGCTGAGGA atgGTATTTTGGGAAAATGGGCCGTAAGGATGCAGAACGGCAGCTCCTGGGCCAGACCAGCCCTAGAGGGACCTTCTTaataagagagagtgagactaCTAAAG GAGCATACTCTCTGTCTATCAGAGACTGGGATGAGGCGAAGGGCGACCATGTAAAGCATTATAAGATCAGGAAGCTTGATAATGGTGGATATTACATCACAACCCGCAGCCAGTTTGAAACTGTTCAGCAACTGGTGCAACATTATTCAG ATCGTGCAGCAGGGCTTTGCTGCCGTTTGATGGGCAGCTGTAGGCGGGGTATGCCTAAATTAGCTGACCTGTCAGTGAAGACTAAGGATGTTTGGGAGATACCGAGGGAGTCACTTCAGCTAATTAAGAAACTGGGCAACGGTCAATTTGGTGAAGTGTGGATGG GGATGTGGAATGGCACTACTAAAGTGGCAGTGAAGACTCTGAAGCCAGGCACTATGTCTCCAGAGGCCTTCCTAGATGAGGCCCAGATCATGAAGAGACTACGCCATGACAAACTGGTGCAGCTGTATGCTGTGGTGTCAGAAGAACCAATCTACATCATCACAGAGTTCATGAGTCAAG GAAGCCTGTTAGACTTTCTCAAAGATGGAGAAGGCAGAAATCTGAAGCTGCCTCAACTTGTGGACATGGCTGCACAG ATTGCAGCTGGGATGGCGTACATTGAGAGGATGAACTACATCCACAGAGACCTGAGAGCAGCCAACATCCTGGTGGGAGAGAGCTTGGTCTGTAAGATTGCCGACTTTGGGCTAGCCAGACTCATCGAAGACAATGAATACACCGCCAGACAAG GAGCAAAATTTCCCATAAAGTGGACCGCCCCAGAGGCAGCTCTCTATGGCAAATTTACCATCAAATCAGATGTGTGGTCATTTGGCATCCTACTGACTGAACTCATTACAAAAGGCAGAGTGCCATACCCAG GGATGAATAACAGGGAGGTACTGGAGCAAGTGGAGCGCGGTTATCGTATGCCATGTCCACAGGGCTGTCCAGCCTCTCTGCACGAGTTAATGTTGCAGTGTTGGAGGAAGGACGCAGACGAGCGCCACACCTTTGAGTACCTGCAGGGCTTCCTGGAGGACTACTTCACCGCCACTGAACCACAGTACCAGCCGGGAGAGGACCTGTGA
- the yrk gene encoding tyrosine-protein kinase Fgr isoform X2, producing MGCACCKQRKATKVANVSYGDTCDAGGGVQALDSSRYIADPTQNSGAGLIPNFNDFPSTISSSSAFPASSFPSNPSQARSTAITGGGVTLFIALYEYDARTEDDLSFQKGEKFHIINNTEGDWWEARSLDTGKSGYIPSNYVAPVDSIQAEEWYFGKMGRKDAERQLLGQTSPRGTFLIRESETTKGAYSLSIRDWDEAKGDHVKHYKIRKLDNGGYYITTRSQFETVQQLVQHYSGTHDGLCYYLTTPCPNSTPQTLGLARDAWEIPRDTLQLKRKLGQGCFGDVWMGMWNGTTKVAVKTLKPGTMSPEAFLDEAQIMKRLRHDKLVQLYAVVSEEPIYIITEFMSQGSLLDFLKDGEGRNLKLPQLVDMAAQIAAGMAYIERMNYIHRDLRAANILVGESLVCKIADFGLARLIEDNEYTARQGAKFPIKWTAPEAALYGKFTIKSDVWSFGILLTELITKGRVPYPGMNNREVLEQVERGYRMPCPQGCPASLHELMLQCWRKDADERHTFEYLQGFLEDYFTATEPQYQPGEDL from the exons ATGGGCTGTGCTTGCTGTAAGCAGAGGAAGGCCACCAAAGTGGCCAATGTGTCATATGGTGACACATGTGACGCAGGGGGTGGGGTTCAAGCGCTGGACAGCTCGCGTTACATTGCAGACCCCACACAGAACTCAGGGGCCGGCCTCATCCCAAACTTCAACGATTTCCCCAGCACAATCTCTAGCTCTAGTGCATTTCCTGCATCCAGCTTCCCCTCCAACCCTAGCCAAGCACGGTCTACTGCCAtcacag GAGGAGGGGTGACACTGTTTATAGCGCTATATGAGTATGATGCCCGGACAGAAGATGACCTGAGCTTCCAGAAGGGGGAAAAGTTCCACATTATCAATAACAC CGAAGGTGATTGGTGGGAAGCACGCTCTCTGGACACTGGAAAGTCTGGATACATTCCCAGTAACTATGTGGCCCCTGTGGATTCAATACAGGCTGAGGA atgGTATTTTGGGAAAATGGGCCGTAAGGATGCAGAACGGCAGCTCCTGGGCCAGACCAGCCCTAGAGGGACCTTCTTaataagagagagtgagactaCTAAAG GAGCATACTCTCTGTCTATCAGAGACTGGGATGAGGCGAAGGGCGACCATGTAAAGCATTATAAGATCAGGAAGCTTGATAATGGTGGATATTACATCACAACCCGCAGCCAGTTTGAAACTGTTCAGCAACTGGTGCAACATTATTCAG GTACTCATGATGGTTTATGTTACTACTTGACCACTCCATGTCCAAATTCCACACCCCAGACCCTCGGTTTGGCCAGAGATGCCTGGGAGATACCCCGGGACACCCTGCAACTTAAGAGGAAGTTGGGTCAGGGTTGCTTTGGTGACGTCTGGATGG GGATGTGGAATGGCACTACTAAAGTGGCAGTGAAGACTCTGAAGCCAGGCACTATGTCTCCAGAGGCCTTCCTAGATGAGGCCCAGATCATGAAGAGACTACGCCATGACAAACTGGTGCAGCTGTATGCTGTGGTGTCAGAAGAACCAATCTACATCATCACAGAGTTCATGAGTCAAG GAAGCCTGTTAGACTTTCTCAAAGATGGAGAAGGCAGAAATCTGAAGCTGCCTCAACTTGTGGACATGGCTGCACAG ATTGCAGCTGGGATGGCGTACATTGAGAGGATGAACTACATCCACAGAGACCTGAGAGCAGCCAACATCCTGGTGGGAGAGAGCTTGGTCTGTAAGATTGCCGACTTTGGGCTAGCCAGACTCATCGAAGACAATGAATACACCGCCAGACAAG GAGCAAAATTTCCCATAAAGTGGACCGCCCCAGAGGCAGCTCTCTATGGCAAATTTACCATCAAATCAGATGTGTGGTCATTTGGCATCCTACTGACTGAACTCATTACAAAAGGCAGAGTGCCATACCCAG GGATGAATAACAGGGAGGTACTGGAGCAAGTGGAGCGCGGTTATCGTATGCCATGTCCACAGGGCTGTCCAGCCTCTCTGCACGAGTTAATGTTGCAGTGTTGGAGGAAGGACGCAGACGAGCGCCACACCTTTGAGTACCTGCAGGGCTTCCTGGAGGACTACTTCACCGCCACTGAACCACAGTACCAGCCGGGAGAGGACCTGTGA